Proteins encoded in a region of the Candidatus Moanabacter tarae genome:
- the moaE gene encoding Molybdopterin synthase catalytic subunit — translation MNPLFKISTSPLEALDLRGSLADEKAGGYVSFEGWVRDCNEGHEVISLEYEVYAELAEKEGSRILSEVTGKFGVRGARCFHRVGHLNLGEMAVWVGVTAVHRDNAFLACRYIIDEVKKRVPIWKKEHYQSGDSGWVGSSPASTGDPDSQPSQ, via the coding sequence ATGAATCCTCTTTTCAAGATTTCAACTTCACCGCTTGAAGCTCTCGATTTGCGAGGGTCTCTTGCCGATGAAAAAGCAGGTGGGTATGTATCATTTGAAGGATGGGTGCGAGACTGCAATGAAGGGCATGAGGTTATCTCTCTAGAATATGAAGTTTACGCCGAGCTCGCCGAGAAAGAGGGAAGTCGTATTCTATCAGAGGTTACCGGGAAATTCGGTGTCCGAGGAGCAAGGTGCTTTCACCGTGTGGGGCACCTGAATCTTGGCGAAATGGCTGTGTGGGTAGGGGTTACTGCGGTTCACAGGGACAACGCTTTTTTAGCTTGCCGTTACATAATCGATGAGGTCAAAAAACGAGTCCCAATTTGGAAAAAAGAACATTACCAAAGTGGTGATAGTGGTTGGGTAGGTAGTTCTCCCGCCAGCACAGGCGACCCCGACTCGCAGCCTTCTCAGTAG
- the yedY1 gene encoding Putative protein-methionine-sulfoxide reductase subunit YedZ1, translated as MSESRSSSAKERWAAKQVEKGAKALAKPLDSRLPAGQHLTEGFPVLDLGIQPVIPLSEWKLKIGGKVENPIALNWNELQELPMVSVVSDFHCVTTWSKFDCRWNGVPFTMICDLVNPLPEAAFVFFTSYDDYTVNVPLSVLLDDDVLIATEFEGRPLSRKHGGPARIIVPKLYAWKGAKFVKQIHFLEKDRLGYWESRGFSNTADPFTEDRYS; from the coding sequence ATGAGTGAAAGCCGATCAAGCAGTGCCAAGGAAAGATGGGCGGCGAAACAGGTAGAAAAAGGAGCAAAAGCCCTGGCAAAACCGCTAGACAGTCGTCTCCCGGCGGGGCAACACCTGACCGAAGGGTTTCCAGTTCTCGACCTAGGGATTCAACCTGTTATCCCTCTTTCTGAATGGAAGCTTAAGATTGGAGGCAAGGTAGAAAACCCTATTGCACTGAACTGGAATGAATTACAGGAACTTCCTATGGTTTCCGTGGTAAGCGATTTCCATTGTGTTACTACCTGGAGCAAATTTGACTGTCGATGGAATGGGGTTCCGTTTACCATGATTTGCGATCTCGTAAATCCGCTGCCTGAGGCCGCGTTTGTTTTTTTTACTAGTTACGACGATTACACTGTAAATGTTCCGCTCAGCGTTCTGCTCGATGATGATGTACTGATTGCTACGGAATTTGAGGGTCGTCCGCTTTCTCGGAAACACGGAGGGCCCGCTCGCATAATAGTGCCCAAGCTTTATGCCTGGAAAGGCGCCAAGTTTGTTAAACAAATCCACTTTTTGGAAAAAGATCGACTTGGTTACTGGGAATCGCGCGGATTCTCAAACACGGCTGACCCTTTCACAGAAGATCGGTACTCCTGA
- the moaC gene encoding Cyclic pyranopterin monophosphate synthase, translated as MANLSHINRENLPEMVGVSEKSITLRRARARAQLRVTDEIMAQIEGSEMRSKKGPVFQTAVLAGVMAAKKTHELVPLCHPVPLEDCKIEINVNKENRVVIECRVQATHKTGVEMEALTGASVAALTVYDMCKSLSHEIVIESVRLMEKTGGKRDFNVEDVAKS; from the coding sequence ATGGCCAACCTATCCCATATCAACCGAGAAAACCTACCTGAAATGGTGGGAGTGAGCGAGAAAAGCATAACTTTAAGACGAGCCCGGGCTCGAGCCCAGCTTAGGGTGACAGACGAGATAATGGCACAAATCGAAGGCAGTGAAATGAGGAGTAAAAAGGGTCCGGTTTTTCAAACCGCTGTCCTGGCAGGAGTAATGGCTGCGAAGAAGACTCATGAGCTCGTCCCTCTCTGCCATCCTGTTCCACTCGAAGATTGTAAAATCGAGATCAATGTGAATAAAGAAAATAGAGTAGTTATCGAATGTAGGGTTCAGGCGACTCATAAAACCGGGGTCGAGATGGAAGCGTTAACGGGTGCCTCGGTTGCAGCTCTTACTGTTTACGACATGTGCAAATCTCTCTCTCATGAAATCGTCATTGAATCCGTCCGTCTGATGGAGAAAACCGGCGGTAAGAGGGACTTCAATGTAGAAGATGTTGCGAAGAGCTAG
- the dnaN gene encoding Beta sliding clamp translates to MKFKINRDHFTSGLQQVINVVGTKISMPILNNVLIEADEDSIGLTTTNLDLGIRCRIAAEITESGGITLPVRKLATIIRELPNLDVEIESSPGHHIKITSGGSQFIMTGIGADEFPALPTFSDDHVFELSQETLAYMLRSVSYAQSTDESRFIMNGVYFDFADEKLTLAATDGRRLALVHSKIEVNEDNAGHLILPARTVAEVERLVGQGKVVKISFNDRQVAFELGTQSKDETNGIIGSIYLVSKVVEGSYPNYHQVIPRETERRIKVERELMLDCVKRAALVTSDKSNSIKIKVSDSLMEITASSSEYGDSHESIAVQYEGPEVAVAFNPEFLMHPLRAQTRDELIFEFKDELSPGVFRTADSFLCVIMPVRLN, encoded by the coding sequence ATGAAATTCAAAATCAACCGAGACCATTTTACAAGCGGACTACAACAGGTGATCAATGTGGTGGGCACGAAGATCAGCATGCCGATTCTAAACAATGTGCTTATCGAAGCGGACGAAGACTCTATAGGCCTTACGACGACAAATCTCGACTTGGGAATCCGCTGTCGGATTGCAGCTGAGATTACAGAAAGTGGTGGAATCACTCTGCCGGTTAGAAAATTAGCAACCATCATTCGAGAACTACCCAACCTAGATGTCGAGATCGAGTCGTCCCCTGGACATCACATAAAGATCACTTCAGGGGGTTCACAATTTATTATGACAGGTATTGGGGCAGATGAATTTCCCGCTTTACCGACTTTTAGTGACGACCATGTGTTCGAGCTTAGCCAGGAAACTCTGGCGTACATGCTTAGGAGCGTATCTTACGCACAGAGCACAGATGAGTCGCGCTTTATTATGAATGGAGTTTATTTCGACTTCGCGGATGAAAAACTGACCTTAGCTGCAACTGATGGGCGTCGGTTGGCTCTTGTCCATAGTAAAATTGAAGTAAATGAAGATAATGCAGGACATTTAATTCTTCCAGCTAGGACCGTGGCCGAGGTAGAGCGGCTGGTGGGCCAAGGTAAGGTCGTTAAGATATCCTTTAACGACCGACAGGTTGCCTTTGAACTAGGGACTCAGAGCAAGGATGAAACAAATGGTATCATTGGAAGCATTTATCTTGTTTCCAAGGTTGTCGAAGGTAGTTATCCCAATTACCATCAAGTGATTCCTCGAGAGACCGAAAGACGCATCAAAGTGGAGAGAGAATTGATGCTAGACTGTGTAAAACGAGCAGCCTTAGTTACGAGCGACAAAAGTAATTCCATCAAAATTAAGGTGAGTGACAGCTTGATGGAAATTACCGCATCCAGCAGCGAGTACGGGGACTCACATGAATCAATCGCTGTCCAATATGAGGGACCGGAAGTAGCAGTTGCCTTCAATCCAGAGTTTCTTATGCATCCTCTTCGTGCACAGACGAGGGATGAGCTAATTTTTGAATTCAAGGATGAGTTGAGTCCAGGGGTGTTTCGTACCGCGGACAGTTTCCTGTGCGTAATCATGCCAGTTCGATTGAACTAG
- the moaD gene encoding Molybdopterin synthase sulfur carrier subunit translates to MDDREKNVRLQYFALLREQRGLSYESRITSAVTLKDLFAELKKEYELGLEAEDLKVAVNGEFTELSASLKDGDEIVFIPPVAGGAIGPRDGLECSNISGTLLRLEGSKQKSG, encoded by the coding sequence ATGGACGACCGGGAAAAGAATGTTAGGCTGCAATATTTTGCTCTGTTAAGAGAACAGAGGGGATTAAGCTATGAATCAAGAATAACGAGTGCAGTCACCCTCAAGGATCTTTTCGCGGAACTGAAAAAAGAGTATGAGTTAGGTCTCGAAGCAGAAGACTTGAAAGTTGCAGTGAACGGAGAGTTTACAGAACTAAGTGCATCTTTGAAAGACGGTGATGAGATCGTTTTTATTCCACCGGTGGCAGGTGGAGCGATCGGGCCCCGGGATGGCTTGGAGTGTAGCAATATAAGCGGCACGCTATTGAGATTGGAAGGATCAAAACAGAAATCTGGTTAA
- the mobA gene encoding putative molybdenum cofactor guanylyltransferase yields the protein MTGITKSDNNLAGLVLAGGRSQRMGRDKAAMVYTGQTQMKRTLDLVEGSCSMGFVALREDQAVPSEANRDRVRVIRDQFGDIGPLGGLLSAMKSVQGKSWLVVAVDLPFLDSSTLEYLVANRDLQKPFTAFRNPRDGLPEPLCTIFEVHSEVILDKFWKEKGILSPRRILIESDVHLLDLPQCHVLENVNTPQDYRKILEKMERYSYRC from the coding sequence ATGACCGGAATCACTAAGTCTGATAACAACCTAGCTGGACTCGTTTTGGCCGGTGGGCGTAGTCAAAGAATGGGACGAGACAAAGCAGCAATGGTCTATACGGGTCAGACGCAAATGAAAAGGACGCTCGATTTGGTTGAAGGTTCCTGCTCGATGGGGTTTGTCGCTCTCCGTGAAGATCAAGCCGTCCCTTCAGAAGCGAATAGAGACCGTGTTAGAGTAATTCGAGATCAATTTGGCGATATTGGTCCACTAGGTGGCCTTCTTTCAGCAATGAAGTCTGTCCAGGGAAAGAGTTGGTTAGTGGTAGCAGTAGATCTTCCCTTTCTCGATTCTTCGACCCTGGAGTATCTTGTCGCAAATAGGGATTTACAAAAGCCCTTCACGGCATTTCGAAACCCGCGAGACGGTTTGCCTGAGCCGCTATGTACAATCTTCGAGGTCCATTCTGAAGTAATTTTGGACAAATTCTGGAAGGAGAAGGGCATCTTGAGTCCCCGACGAATTCTTATTGAATCAGATGTCCATCTTTTGGATCTTCCTCAATGCCATGTTCTCGAGAATGTTAACACACCGCAAGACTACAGGAAAATTCTCGAAAAGATGGAGAGGTATTCTTATAGGTGCTGA
- the carA gene encoding Carbamoyl-phosphate synthase small chain — MINGKLVLENGIEFKGQLFGAPGSSAGEVVFNTGMVGYPEALTDPSYHGQILTLTYPLVGNYGVPSFELDEDGLPMNFESNRIQVSGLIISTASFDSSHWTAECTLDDWFRSCGVPILSGIDTRELTKTLRDKGTMLGKIVPEGEDIPFHDPNIRNLVAEVSISEPEEYGTQGPRVVLIDTGVKASIIRCLVKAGARVLRVPWDYDFFDDEYDGIFLSNGPGDPKLAEATIANLSRALKGKVPIFGICLGNQLLALAAGADTYKLKFGHRAQNQPCQEVGATRCYVTSQNHGFAVDASTLPDGWRQWFINLNDQTNEGIRHEWKPIRSVQFHPEATPGPTDTVGLFDRFVDMIS; from the coding sequence ATGATTAACGGGAAGCTTGTATTAGAGAACGGGATTGAATTCAAGGGGCAGCTTTTTGGCGCTCCAGGATCGTCGGCTGGAGAGGTGGTTTTTAACACGGGAATGGTTGGCTACCCTGAAGCTCTTACCGATCCTTCCTATCACGGCCAGATCCTGACATTGACCTATCCGCTTGTGGGAAACTACGGTGTTCCTTCCTTTGAGCTGGATGAGGATGGTCTACCAATGAATTTCGAATCCAACCGGATCCAGGTTTCAGGGCTTATTATTTCAACTGCTTCCTTCGATTCTTCACATTGGACGGCGGAGTGTACTCTTGATGACTGGTTTCGATCCTGTGGAGTACCAATACTCTCGGGGATAGACACAAGAGAACTAACAAAGACTCTACGTGACAAGGGGACTATGTTGGGTAAGATCGTGCCGGAAGGGGAGGACATCCCATTCCACGATCCCAATATTAGAAACCTGGTTGCGGAGGTTAGCATTTCAGAGCCTGAAGAATATGGCACTCAGGGACCGCGAGTTGTTCTTATAGATACGGGAGTCAAAGCAAGTATCATTCGGTGCCTTGTTAAGGCGGGAGCGAGAGTTCTCCGAGTGCCGTGGGACTACGACTTTTTCGACGACGAGTACGATGGGATTTTTTTGTCCAACGGGCCTGGCGATCCAAAATTAGCCGAGGCGACGATTGCTAATTTAAGCCGAGCTTTGAAAGGGAAAGTTCCCATATTTGGAATTTGCTTGGGAAATCAATTGCTGGCCTTAGCCGCGGGTGCTGATACCTACAAGCTGAAGTTTGGGCACCGAGCGCAAAATCAGCCGTGTCAGGAAGTGGGTGCGACTCGCTGTTATGTTACATCTCAGAACCATGGATTTGCTGTCGACGCGTCAACACTACCCGATGGGTGGCGGCAATGGTTTATTAATCTAAATGACCAAACTAATGAAGGAATTCGACATGAGTGGAAACCAATTCGAAGTGTTCAGTTCCATCCTGAAGCAACTCCAGGTCCAACTGATACAGTAGGCCTTTTCGATCGATTTGTAGACATGATTAGTTAA
- the moaA_2 gene encoding GTP 3',8-cyclase has product MPSEVFGPDYAFLKGEQLLTFEEIYRLARLFSTTGVHKLRLTGGEPLLRRDLARLVEMLSEIEGIDDIALTTNGILLLRYAELLQSAGLDRVTVSLDALDDSLFQKMNGRNVPIRGVLDGIEAAADAGIPVKINMVVQKGVNDSEILPMARFFREKGHILRFIEYMDVGNHIGWRMDQVYPSKKIVEEINKESPLEPLGANYPGEVAKRYRYLEGSGEIGLISSVTQPFCKACSRARLSADGMLYTCLFANSGWDLKEMLREGATDELILKTLREIWLGRRDRYSEQRTQILKQHLHRLKVEMSYIGG; this is encoded by the coding sequence ATGCCTTCAGAGGTTTTTGGCCCAGACTATGCCTTTCTAAAAGGCGAGCAATTGTTGACTTTTGAAGAAATTTATCGCCTGGCTCGCCTTTTTTCTACGACCGGTGTCCACAAACTTCGCTTAACCGGTGGCGAACCGCTTCTTCGGCGGGATCTTGCTAGACTCGTTGAAATGCTATCAGAGATTGAGGGCATCGATGACATCGCCCTGACCACAAACGGAATTCTCCTTCTTCGCTACGCCGAACTTCTTCAAAGTGCAGGTCTCGATCGCGTGACCGTTAGTCTGGATGCTTTAGATGACTCGCTATTTCAGAAAATGAATGGGCGTAACGTGCCGATTCGTGGAGTGCTCGACGGGATCGAAGCAGCGGCCGATGCCGGAATACCTGTGAAGATTAACATGGTCGTTCAAAAAGGTGTGAACGACAGTGAGATTCTACCGATGGCTCGTTTCTTCAGAGAGAAGGGACACATTCTTCGCTTCATCGAGTACATGGATGTTGGTAATCACATTGGCTGGCGCATGGATCAGGTCTATCCTTCGAAGAAGATCGTGGAAGAAATCAACAAAGAGAGTCCGCTCGAACCCTTAGGCGCAAACTACCCGGGGGAAGTAGCCAAGCGATATCGTTACCTCGAAGGTAGCGGTGAGATTGGCCTTATTTCCTCGGTAACCCAACCCTTTTGCAAAGCTTGTTCTCGGGCTCGGCTGTCGGCCGACGGCATGCTTTATACCTGCTTATTTGCCAACTCAGGGTGGGATCTAAAAGAGATGCTTAGAGAAGGGGCAACAGACGAATTGATACTTAAAACTCTTCGTGAGATTTGGTTGGGTCGCCGCGATCGATATTCAGAACAACGTACCCAGATTCTTAAGCAGCACCTTCATCGCCTAAAGGTAGAGATGTCCTACATTGGAGGTTAA
- the moeA gene encoding Molybdopterin molybdenumtransferase, protein MLSSREAVHIIEENSALLPIEEVSLQDAVGRVLRCPVEADRDLPPFNRVMMDGIAISCQAWIAGIREFGINGVQGAGMDPLRLKNKNDCIEIMTGAVMAEDCDCVVPYEDVEIENGRASVKEHFTPRPNLNIHQQGSDFIKGDCLIDSGVRLTSREIAVSASCGKASLLVTREPRLIIVSTGDELVEVDEEVQPFQIRRSNNYALEAALQGLGFHHIENLHIRDDPELIEKTLAAILRRADIILLSGGISKGKFDYIPTVLEKLGVRKHFHGVRQRPGKPFWYGQGESGQRIFALPGNPLSTLICFHRYVVPALQRMLGMDQPKEIWAVLAKSFLVRAPLTFFLPVRIESEENGILRAQPHPAKNSGDFASIIPTDGFVELPEEQGTQFSEGSSTQFFSWS, encoded by the coding sequence ATGTTATCAAGTCGGGAAGCAGTTCACATTATCGAGGAGAATTCGGCTCTCTTGCCAATAGAGGAAGTTTCATTGCAGGACGCAGTGGGTCGAGTACTACGGTGCCCTGTAGAAGCCGATAGAGACCTACCTCCATTCAATCGGGTTATGATGGACGGTATTGCTATCTCTTGTCAGGCGTGGATCGCAGGAATTCGGGAATTCGGAATAAATGGAGTTCAGGGAGCCGGAATGGATCCGCTCAGGCTCAAAAATAAAAATGACTGCATTGAGATTATGACCGGGGCGGTTATGGCGGAGGACTGTGATTGCGTGGTTCCGTATGAGGATGTAGAAATTGAGAACGGGAGAGCATCTGTCAAAGAGCATTTCACCCCGCGTCCCAACCTTAATATTCATCAGCAAGGGTCAGACTTTATCAAAGGCGATTGTCTAATAGACTCTGGCGTACGGTTGACCTCACGGGAGATTGCTGTTTCAGCTTCCTGCGGTAAGGCGTCGCTTTTGGTTACTCGCGAGCCTCGTTTGATCATCGTTTCTACTGGAGATGAATTGGTGGAAGTGGACGAAGAGGTCCAACCGTTTCAAATTCGCCGTTCCAACAATTACGCCCTTGAGGCAGCGCTGCAGGGATTGGGCTTCCACCATATAGAAAACCTGCATATAAGAGATGATCCTGAGTTAATTGAAAAAACACTGGCAGCTATCCTTCGCCGGGCTGATATTATATTGCTAAGCGGTGGGATTTCGAAAGGGAAATTCGACTACATCCCCACGGTCCTCGAAAAACTGGGCGTGCGAAAGCACTTCCATGGCGTACGGCAACGTCCGGGAAAACCGTTTTGGTACGGTCAGGGGGAAAGCGGACAGAGAATTTTTGCTCTTCCAGGAAACCCGCTTTCAACCCTCATCTGCTTCCATCGGTACGTTGTGCCAGCGTTGCAGAGGATGCTTGGAATGGATCAACCCAAGGAAATTTGGGCGGTTTTGGCGAAAAGTTTTCTCGTTCGAGCTCCACTGACATTTTTTCTACCTGTGAGGATTGAATCGGAAGAGAATGGTATTTTGAGAGCACAACCACATCCGGCGAAGAATTCAGGCGACTTTGCTTCCATCATTCCCACCGATGGGTTTGTTGAGCTCCCCGAAGAACAGGGAACCCAGTTTTCTGAAGGTTCCAGCACGCAATTTTTCTCGTGGAGTTGA
- the addA gene encoding ATP-dependent helicase/nuclease subunit A gives MKSPNVGREVKTPLKDEVARRRFSQELECNFSVIAPAGVGKTSAIVDRVVNIVQIDDKRQGTGLKPLAIVTYTRKAARDMEVRSRNALLQQGARPESLVRLSQAFFGTIHSFCLDLIRAEGHFLGLSSAIEIANNHSSLWLQFIRDNDQVIDIMEGNNLDGFRRHSEVGKVIELAREWRGSGPTNKTLEPLPKPDLTPLLNFVPHGRTKKGVEEGKAILHRWEKLFEGNQSYLPLPRFSKGGREFQALWNQAFLPLRTWLENFGMEAVKQVARDYRDYRVSRGLLTYDDLVYFAILLLAHPVAGPRLRSRAYNIILDEAQDTDRDQFRVLLGLTRSGNTKGEWLNGEGPPPEPGRFCMVGDPQQSIYSSRADLPTYLDIHRRFVEHGVGEGLNFSVTFRCDRRIVDAVNHCFPAILKDCYGQVGFERLTARPDAGPGQVIRCRLRPTEALQPDRDVEASSMAEARSLAAWLQSIGTEGLGIKEWAEVAVLCPRRRWLSTLSSVFEEVGLKAVLQSNEEICGDSPAVAWLTALVVIMAEPENSFEIVGVLREIFGVSDHDLARYVEERHSYVDNEFHPVRICDPIMGEGQVIEVLNSLVKIRSDVGSLPLYELLASLVEKTKLRQRLSVLPGYPKELVMATLDALLEEVADWEEQGHSLTAVAALLRNRFQEEVQDVEGSSDQISLITCHKAKGLEWNVVILPFLFRKINFFSDPYPRIVRAPQKRSSRMILFREEDLGESQKQLDRNRMQECERLLYVATTRARQSLVLVDSSAFYENGPTGRGFSFGELLRILPGEENHPIWNSMPWDPKLQSSDLELPTDALGAKELVDRFDPSVVSEAAGVASCFVRRVTPSSLAVAGGASLHREESDLAALPSFPEMFVIQQRQDGIDYGNWWHQMMETNHWKEDIEEWTLHFNKSLTFCPDPNRGRIEVELFRNSPLVQALLSPELKITTEVPILWKNKKGIAYEGFIDLVAWNEKRRNWLVVDWKTDQTKVNAVTKLMNAYGSQLKAYAESLMGLSPETTVDVLLYSTVLGKPLTLCSDK, from the coding sequence ATGAAGTCACCGAATGTTGGGAGAGAGGTTAAAACCCCGTTAAAAGATGAAGTAGCGCGGAGACGCTTCAGTCAGGAGCTCGAGTGTAATTTTTCCGTTATCGCACCCGCGGGGGTAGGCAAGACTTCAGCAATCGTTGATCGCGTAGTAAATATTGTCCAGATTGATGATAAGAGACAAGGGACGGGTTTAAAACCACTAGCAATCGTCACTTATACTCGGAAAGCGGCGCGTGATATGGAAGTCCGATCTCGTAACGCCCTGCTTCAGCAGGGCGCCCGGCCGGAATCTCTAGTTCGTTTGAGCCAGGCTTTTTTCGGGACTATTCACAGCTTTTGCCTCGATCTTATTCGAGCGGAGGGGCATTTCTTGGGACTATCTTCTGCGATCGAAATCGCGAATAACCATTCCTCCCTTTGGTTGCAATTCATTCGCGATAATGACCAAGTCATAGATATAATGGAGGGCAATAACCTCGACGGATTCCGACGTCATTCTGAGGTTGGAAAGGTTATCGAATTAGCCCGGGAGTGGCGAGGTTCGGGGCCAACCAACAAGACGTTGGAACCCTTACCGAAGCCGGACCTGACGCCGCTTCTTAATTTTGTACCGCATGGGCGCACAAAGAAAGGAGTGGAAGAAGGAAAAGCAATTTTACATCGCTGGGAGAAACTCTTTGAAGGAAATCAATCTTACCTGCCTTTACCTCGATTTAGTAAGGGTGGCCGGGAATTTCAAGCGCTCTGGAACCAAGCGTTTCTTCCTCTACGCACGTGGTTGGAAAATTTTGGGATGGAAGCTGTGAAGCAAGTAGCACGTGACTATCGTGACTATCGCGTAAGTCGGGGTCTTCTTACTTACGATGATTTGGTGTACTTTGCCATCTTGCTCTTAGCACACCCGGTTGCTGGCCCAAGGCTTCGCTCACGAGCGTATAATATCATTTTGGACGAAGCTCAAGATACAGACCGCGACCAATTTAGAGTACTGCTTGGTCTTACTCGATCGGGCAATACGAAAGGCGAATGGTTGAACGGGGAAGGTCCGCCGCCAGAGCCTGGCCGGTTTTGCATGGTTGGCGATCCGCAGCAATCGATCTACAGTAGTCGAGCTGATCTTCCAACATATCTCGATATTCATCGGCGCTTCGTCGAACATGGGGTTGGGGAAGGACTGAACTTCTCGGTGACCTTTCGATGTGATAGACGGATTGTTGACGCAGTGAATCACTGCTTCCCTGCTATTCTCAAAGACTGCTATGGCCAAGTAGGGTTTGAACGGCTAACAGCACGGCCGGATGCTGGCCCAGGGCAGGTTATTCGCTGCCGACTAAGGCCGACTGAGGCCCTTCAGCCAGATCGTGATGTGGAAGCTTCGTCGATGGCTGAGGCTCGATCTTTGGCAGCTTGGTTGCAGAGTATTGGAACGGAAGGACTTGGAATCAAAGAATGGGCGGAAGTTGCTGTCCTTTGTCCAAGGAGGAGATGGCTTTCCACACTCTCCTCCGTTTTTGAAGAAGTGGGTCTAAAAGCAGTGCTGCAATCTAACGAAGAGATCTGTGGAGATAGTCCGGCAGTTGCTTGGTTAACCGCCTTGGTAGTTATTATGGCAGAGCCGGAGAACTCTTTCGAGATTGTCGGGGTTCTTCGCGAGATCTTCGGAGTTTCTGATCATGACCTTGCGAGGTATGTGGAAGAAAGACACAGCTATGTAGATAACGAATTCCATCCTGTTCGGATATGTGACCCAATTATGGGAGAAGGACAGGTCATAGAGGTATTGAATTCTCTTGTTAAAATACGTTCCGATGTAGGCTCATTGCCGCTTTATGAGCTTTTGGCTAGTTTGGTAGAGAAAACGAAACTACGCCAACGCCTCTCGGTTTTGCCCGGCTATCCTAAGGAATTGGTTATGGCAACTTTGGATGCTTTGCTCGAGGAGGTAGCGGATTGGGAGGAGCAAGGCCACTCTTTAACAGCAGTGGCGGCTCTTTTACGCAATCGCTTCCAGGAGGAAGTCCAAGATGTTGAGGGAAGTTCCGATCAAATATCCCTCATCACTTGTCACAAAGCAAAGGGATTAGAGTGGAATGTCGTGATTCTCCCATTTTTATTTCGCAAGATAAATTTCTTCTCCGATCCATATCCTAGAATCGTCAGAGCCCCCCAAAAAAGGAGTTCAAGAATGATCCTGTTCCGAGAGGAGGATTTGGGAGAATCGCAAAAACAACTTGACCGCAATAGGATGCAAGAATGCGAACGCCTTCTTTACGTTGCCACTACACGAGCAAGGCAGTCGCTGGTCCTGGTTGATTCTTCGGCCTTCTATGAGAACGGTCCTACTGGACGCGGGTTCTCCTTCGGTGAACTTTTGCGAATTCTCCCAGGGGAGGAAAATCATCCCATTTGGAATAGTATGCCTTGGGATCCAAAATTACAAAGTTCTGACTTAGAACTTCCTACAGATGCTCTAGGCGCGAAAGAACTAGTAGACCGATTTGATCCTTCCGTAGTTAGCGAGGCAGCTGGAGTAGCAAGTTGTTTTGTCCGAAGAGTTACTCCTAGTTCCCTCGCGGTGGCAGGGGGAGCATCTTTGCATCGAGAGGAATCGGATCTTGCTGCTCTCCCGTCTTTTCCTGAAATGTTCGTCATTCAGCAGAGACAGGACGGAATAGATTATGGCAATTGGTGGCATCAGATGATGGAAACGAATCACTGGAAAGAAGACATTGAGGAATGGACTCTCCATTTCAATAAGAGTCTCACATTCTGCCCCGATCCTAATCGGGGCAGAATCGAAGTAGAGCTTTTTAGAAATTCACCGTTGGTCCAGGCACTTCTATCTCCAGAACTCAAAATCACTACCGAAGTGCCCATTCTCTGGAAAAACAAAAAAGGTATTGCCTATGAAGGGTTTATTGACCTAGTTGCCTGGAACGAAAAAAGGCGAAATTGGCTGGTTGTCGACTGGAAAACAGACCAAACAAAAGTCAATGCGGTTACCAAATTGATGAATGCTTACGGAAGTCAACTTAAAGCTTATGCCGAATCTTTAATGGGCCTCTCACCGGAAACCACTGTTGATGTATTGCTTTACTCGACTGTTCTGGGAAAACCCCTAACTTTGTGCAGTGACAAGTAA